The DNA sequence CGATCCGTGCGTTGAGAGCCAGTATGCCGTCGGGATTCACGAGGAGGGGATTGATGTCCATCTCGAGGATCTCAGGGAAGTCGACCAGGAGGTAGCTCACCTTGACGATCGCTTGCTCCAGGGCGACCATGTCGACCGGCTTGGCGCCGCGGTAGCCGGTCAACAGTTGATTCACCTTCGTGCTCTGTATCATCGAGCGAGCGAGAGCTTGATTGAGCGGCGGGAAATCTACGGCCACGTCGCGATGGTACTCCACGCTGGTGCCGCCCATGCCGAAGATGAGCGCCGGACCGAAGGTGGGATCCTTCTTCGAGCCGATGATCAGCTCGTGTCCCTTGCTGCGCATCGGCTGGACGACGACGCCGCGGATGCGCGCCTTGGGTCGAATCTGCCGCACGCGATCGGTCATCTCGACAAACTGTCGCTCCGCCTCCTCGGGTGAGTCGACGTTGAGGACGATGCCTCCGACGTCGAACTTGTGGGTGATGTCCGGACTGAGGATCTTGATGGCAACGGGGTAGCCGATCTCGGTTGCCGCTGCTGCGCACTCCTCCGGCGTCGCGGCGACGATCGTGCGCACGACCGGGATTTGATACGCCGAGATGACGCGGTCGGCCTCCGGCTCGGTGAGGATGGAGCGGTCTTCGCGGGCTACGTCGATGAACGTCTTCTTGACCGCCTGCCGATCGGGCTCGAACTGCGACAGGATGTCCGCCGGGGTCTCGTAGAGGTTGGCGAGGTTGCGCGAGTACTGCCACATGTACATGTAGGCGCCGACCGCGTCTTCCGGCGTATTGAAGGCGGGGACGCGAGCGGCGTGCAGAATCTTTATCGCCTCAGCGACCTTCGTCTCGCCCATGAACGACGTGATGAGCGGCTTGAGCTTGTGCGAGCGCGCAACCTGTATGAGTGCGTTGGCGGTCGCCGTTGGCTGGGCCATGGCTTGCGGTGTGAGGATGGCGAGGACGCCGTCGCAGTTGGGGTCGTCGATGAGCGCCTGGGTTGCGTGGGCGAAGCGCTCCGCATCGGCATCGCCGGCGACATCGACCGGGTTTCCGCGTGCGGTGTAGCTCGGCAAGACCGACTCGAGCCTCTTGTCGGTCTCGGCCGAGAGTTCGGCGAGCTCGCCGCCGAGGTGGAGCAGTCGGTCGCAGGCCATGACGCCCGGGCCGCCGGCATTGGTGACGATGCCGAGACGCGGGCCGCGCGGACTGGTTACTCGGCTGAGCGCCTCGCTGGCATCGAAGAGATCTTCGATCTTGTCGACGCGTACGACCCCCGCGCGGCGAAAGACCGCGCTGTAGAGCGTGTCGTCACCGGCGATGGCGCCGGTATGACTTGCCGCCGCCAGTGCGCTGCGCGCCGTGCGGCCGCTCTTGACCACGATGATCGGCTTGCTCTTTGCGAAGTGCCTTGCGGCGCTCATGAACTTGCGCGCGTCGGTGATCGACTCGATGTAGAGGATGATGCTCGTCGTGTGTGAGTCGGCGCCGAAGTAGTCGATGAGGTCGCCGAAGTCCACGTCGGCCATCGAGCCGACGCTGACGAAAGCGCTGAACCCTACGTCGTTGGCCGCCGCCCAATCGAGAATCGCGGTGCCGAGCGCGCCGGACTGACTGAAGAACGCCACACGGCCCGCGGGGGGGATCACGTCGGCGAATGTCACATTGAGATGAAACGCGGGCCGGATGTAGCCCAGGCAGTTGGGGCCGAGCACGCGTACGCCGTAGGCTTTGGCGATCTCGTGAACCTCTCCCTCGAGGCGCCTGCCAGCTTCGCCTGCCTCGCGAAAGCCGGCGCTGACGATGACGGCGCCGCCGACGCCGGCCTCGCCACACTCGCGCATGGCGTCGGGGACCGCCTTGGCGGGTACCGCGATCACCGCGAGGTCGACCTTGCGCGGAATCTGCGCGATCGACGTATAGGCGTGAATGCCCTGAATCGACGGCGACGACACGCTGACGGGGTAGACGACGCCACCGTACTCGGCGCTGATCAGATTGCGGAGCAGGATGTACCCGACCGATCCCTTCTTGTTTGAGGCGCCGATGACTGCGATGCTTCCGGGATCAAACAGTCGCTTCAGGTTTCGTGTGCCCATGCCTCTCGCTCCGTCCCTCTTGTGTTCTGGTGGCATCCACCAGCGCGTTCCGACGTCAGTGGTGTGGTGGCCCTTGCCTCTCTCGCATCTGTGTGATCGGTCGGCTAGATACGTAACGTGAGCTTGCGGAAATCTGGCTCGTCGCTTGGAGAGATGTCGAATCCGAGGTTCTCGGAGAAGCGCAGCATTCCTGGGTTGGCGGCGAGGGCGGTGCCGCGAATCTCGCGCACGTGGCGCTCGCGCGCGGCCTCGATGAGGGCATGCATGAGCTTGGTGCCGATGCCCTTGCGCTGATCGGCATCGCGCACGACAACGGCGAATTCACCTTCTTCCGAAGTCTCCGTTTCAATCGAGAGCCGCGCGACGCCCACCATGGTGTGCCGCTCGCCGGGCTGCTCCTGGACGGCTACCAGGGCGATTTCGCGGTCGTAGTCGACGTGGCAGTAGCGTACGAGCATCGCCTTGGTGACGTCGCCGATCGGACCGAAGAAACGGTACCGGGCGGTGTCGGACGAAAGGTTTTCGGTCATCTCCGCCCACAGCGGCTCGTCTTCGGGTTTGATGGCTCGAATCGTCAGGGCGCGCCCGTCGACTGTGAACTCCCAGCGGTACTTGGTGGGATACACCGGCAGCATGAGATGCGCGCCGCGAAGCGTCAGTTTGCGTACATCCTTGGGCTCGATCACGACGCGCGCGTCGAGGGCGCAGATCCCCTCTGGGCGCACCAGCAGCGGGTTGACGTCCATCTCGACGATCTCAGGGAAGTCGACGAGCAAGTAGCTGACTTTGATCAGTGCTTGCTCCAGAGCACCCAGGTCGCTGGCCTGCTTGCCGCGGTAGCCGCCGAGTAGGCGAGCGACCTTCGTCTTCTGGATCATCGCATGCGCCAGGGCCTGATTGAGCGGCGGGAAGTCGACACTCACGTCTTGGTAGAGTTCGACGTCGGTGCCGCCCAGGCCGAACAGGAGGGCGGGGCCAAACGTCGGATCCTTCTTCGCCCCGATGATGGTTTCGTAGCCGCCGCGCGCGGCCATGGCTTGGACGGTAGTGCCGATGATGGCAGCTTTGGGCACCGCTTTCTTCGCGTTCGCCGTAACTACGGCGAACTGCTCCATGGCTGCTTCGGGGGAGTTCACATCGAGGACGATGCCGCCGACGTCGCTCTTGTGGGTGATGTCGTGGCTGAGGATCTTGATCGCCACCGGGAAGCCGATCTTGGCGGCCGCGGCGGCGCACTGCTTGGCAGTCGTCGCCACCAATGTCGTGTTGACTGGGACTTCGTAGGCGGCGAGCACCGCCTTTGCCTCCGGCTCCGTGAGGACGGCGCGTCCCTCACGAGCGACACTCACAAACAGGTTCTTGACGGCCTCGCGGTCTGGGGTGAAATCTGCCAGGACGTCGGCCGGAGTTTCGTAGAGGTTGTTGAGGTTCCGCGCATACTGCCACATGTACATGTAGGCGCGCACCGCGTCTTCCGGTGTGTCGAAGGTGGGCACGTGGCCGTTGCGCAGTACCTTGAGCCCGTCGGCGACCTTTATCTCACCCATGAACGAGGTGAGGAGGGGCTTCGTGCGATGCGTGCCGGCGACCTCGACGAGGGCTTGTGCCGTGCCGGCTGGATCGCTCATCGCTTGGGGAGTGAGGATGGCCAGCACGCCGTCGCAGTTGGGATCGTCGATCACCGCTTGAGCGGCGGCGCCGTAGCGGGCGGCGTCGGCGTCGCCTAACACATCGACCGGGTTGCCACGACTGCCGAACGTCGGCAGGGCCGCCGTCAGCTTCGCATCGGTCTCGGGGCCGAACTCGGCGAGCTCGCCACCGAGACTCAGAAGGCGGTCGCAGGCCATGACTCCAGGTCCGCCGGCGTTTGTGACGATGCCGAGCCGCGGCCCTCGCGGGCTGCCGACCAGGCTGAGCGCTTCGCTGGCGTCGAAGAGATCCTCGATCTCGTCGACGCGCACGACGCCGGCGCGCCGGAAGGCGGCGCTGTAGAGCGTATCGTCGCCGGCGATGGCGCCGGTGTGGCTGGCGGCCGCCAAGGCGCCGCGGGCACTGCGGCCGCTCTTGACGACGATGACCGGCTTGGTCATCGCGAAGTGTCGCGCGGCGCTCATGAACTTGCGCGCGCTGTTGATGGACTCGACGTAGAGAATGATGCTCGCCGTGGCGGCATCGGTGCCGAAGTAGTCGATGAGATCGCCGAAGTCCACGTCGGCCATTGAGCCGACGCTTACGAAGGCGCTGAACCCTACGTCGTTGGCGGTCGCCCAGTCGAGGATGGCCGTGCCGAGGGCGCCGGACTGGCTGAGAAACGCCACGCGACCCGCCGGCGGGAGTACGTGAGCAAAGGTGACATTGAGATGCTTCCCGGGTCGCACATAGCCGAGACAGTTGGGGCCGAGGAGCCGGATGCCGAAGTCTGCGGCGACGGCGCGCACCTCCTCCTCCAGCCGCCGGCCGGCGTCGCCGGCCTCGCGGAATCCGGCGCTGACGATGACCGCCGCACCGACGCCCGCCTCGCCGCAGTCGCGTAGCGTCTGCGGGACCGCGGACGCGGGAATGGCGATGACCGCGAGGTCGATCTTCTGTGGGATCTGCGTGATCGAGGCGTAGGCCGGCATTCCCTGGACACTCTGCGACGAGAC is a window from the Thermoleophilia bacterium genome containing:
- a CDS encoding GNAT family N-acetyltransferase, producing MGTRNLKRLFDPGSIAVIGASNKKGSVGYILLRNLISAEYGGVVYPVSVSSPSIQGIHAYTSIAQIPRKVDLAVIAVPAKAVPDAMRECGEAGVGGAVIVSAGFREAGEAGRRLEGEVHEIAKAYGVRVLGPNCLGYIRPAFHLNVTFADVIPPAGRVAFFSQSGALGTAILDWAAANDVGFSAFVSVGSMADVDFGDLIDYFGADSHTTSIILYIESITDARKFMSAARHFAKSKPIIVVKSGRTARSALAAASHTGAIAGDDTLYSAVFRRAGVVRVDKIEDLFDASEALSRVTSPRGPRLGIVTNAGGPGVMACDRLLHLGGELAELSAETDKRLESVLPSYTARGNPVDVAGDADAERFAHATQALIDDPNCDGVLAILTPQAMAQPTATANALIQVARSHKLKPLITSFMGETKVAEAIKILHAARVPAFNTPEDAVGAYMYMWQYSRNLANLYETPADILSQFEPDRQAVKKTFIDVAREDRSILTEPEADRVISAYQIPVVRTIVAATPEECAAAATEIGYPVAIKILSPDITHKFDVGGIVLNVDSPEEAERQFVEMTDRVRQIRPKARIRGVVVQPMRSKGHELIIGSKKDPTFGPALIFGMGGTSVEYHRDVAVDFPPLNQALARSMIQSTKVNQLLTGYRGAKPVDMVALEQAIVKVSYLLVDFPEILEMDINPLLVNPDGILALNARIVIDPKAVRRITLPGAHLMISMYPSKYQWDMAMDGHKVHIRPIRPEDEPLWSDMIESLSPETTQYRFFGPLREIDKAMLVRYCHIDYDREIALVAVLKGRGGKPDTMLGVVRLTIDSANPSEGEFAILVRDDYQRKGVGSKLMEALIQAARDRYVMQINGHVLTINTGMTRFVENLGFEVTPSEEHDVHRLSLRL
- a CDS encoding bifunctional acetate--CoA ligase family protein/GNAT family N-acetyltransferase, whose product is MGTQNLKRLFDPRRIAVIGASNRAGSVGYILLHNLIGAGYDGTVYPVSVSSQSVQGMPAYASITQIPQKIDLAVIAIPASAVPQTLRDCGEAGVGAAVIVSAGFREAGDAGRRLEEEVRAVAADFGIRLLGPNCLGYVRPGKHLNVTFAHVLPPAGRVAFLSQSGALGTAILDWATANDVGFSAFVSVGSMADVDFGDLIDYFGTDAATASIILYVESINSARKFMSAARHFAMTKPVIVVKSGRSARGALAAASHTGAIAGDDTLYSAAFRRAGVVRVDEIEDLFDASEALSLVGSPRGPRLGIVTNAGGPGVMACDRLLSLGGELAEFGPETDAKLTAALPTFGSRGNPVDVLGDADAARYGAAAQAVIDDPNCDGVLAILTPQAMSDPAGTAQALVEVAGTHRTKPLLTSFMGEIKVADGLKVLRNGHVPTFDTPEDAVRAYMYMWQYARNLNNLYETPADVLADFTPDREAVKNLFVSVAREGRAVLTEPEAKAVLAAYEVPVNTTLVATTAKQCAAAAAKIGFPVAIKILSHDITHKSDVGGIVLDVNSPEAAMEQFAVVTANAKKAVPKAAIIGTTVQAMAARGGYETIIGAKKDPTFGPALLFGLGGTDVELYQDVSVDFPPLNQALAHAMIQKTKVARLLGGYRGKQASDLGALEQALIKVSYLLVDFPEIVEMDVNPLLVRPEGICALDARVVIEPKDVRKLTLRGAHLMLPVYPTKYRWEFTVDGRALTIRAIKPEDEPLWAEMTENLSSDTARYRFFGPIGDVTKAMLVRYCHVDYDREIALVAVQEQPGERHTMVGVARLSIETETSEEGEFAVVVRDADQRKGIGTKLMHALIEAARERHVREIRGTALAANPGMLRFSENLGFDISPSDEPDFRKLTLRI